In Archangium violaceum, the following are encoded in one genomic region:
- a CDS encoding SBBP repeat-containing protein has protein sequence MNTLLRSTLHASKLLSALLLAWTGCDTPNVDEPNGDPTGCEASGTCGNLGSPPCSRVHVWDIWQFGTDQDDTGVAIGTDDECNIYVAGNTRGRFSGAGNLNVTEAGAGLDVFSARFPPIMPDTSPAGTLFFPDVRITQLGSAGEDSVKDIAIASDRTTYLVGSTAGQMPGASESGQGFNDIFATKLRSTGTREWTRQYGSAEEDAALGVALRQESNGVNAYIAGTSQEDVYEGFQITLDKLSPDGTIATRKMYGTSDHDRAEGLALDSSGNIFIVGSTMGDYKEPGSHAGSTDVFVTKIAQDDLDVEAWKSQVATSDIDAALDAVVDDAGHLYVLAVSFSDLEQGMSENDGLQNSFLLKYSVNGDRPEWIKRIGVKSKFSRATGMALDTEGRVYVAGFTTGAMQEGKNNAGGRDAFVARYDAQGNMDWSRQIGTTGNDEASDVIVTKAGDVVITGFTTGDLWGLGSQGRQDAFIARFNLNSQP, from the coding sequence ATGAACACGCTCCTACGCTCCACGCTTCACGCCTCCAAGCTGCTCTCCGCCCTGTTGCTGGCCTGGACGGGTTGCGATACCCCTAACGTCGATGAGCCCAATGGTGACCCCACCGGCTGCGAGGCATCCGGGACCTGTGGAAATCTGGGCTCCCCCCCTTGCTCACGGGTGCACGTCTGGGACATCTGGCAATTCGGCACGGACCAGGACGATACGGGGGTCGCGATTGGCACCGATGATGAGTGCAATATCTATGTCGCGGGCAACACCCGGGGCCGCTTCAGTGGGGCTGGCAACCTCAACGTGACGGAGGCCGGAGCGGGGCTGGATGTCTTCTCCGCCCGTTTTCCGCCGATCATGCCGGACACCAGCCCCGCGGGGACGTTGTTCTTTCCCGACGTGAGGATCACCCAGCTGGGTTCCGCGGGCGAAGACAGTGTCAAGGACATCGCCATCGCGTCCGATAGGACGACCTACCTGGTGGGGAGTACCGCCGGTCAGATGCCAGGCGCGTCCGAGTCCGGACAGGGCTTCAATGACATCTTCGCCACGAAGTTGCGCTCCACTGGCACCCGGGAATGGACACGGCAGTACGGCTCGGCCGAGGAAGATGCCGCGCTGGGCGTCGCCTTGCGTCAAGAGAGCAATGGCGTCAACGCCTACATCGCGGGCACCTCACAGGAGGATGTCTACGAAGGCTTCCAGATCACCCTCGACAAGCTGAGCCCGGACGGCACGATCGCCACGCGGAAGATGTATGGGACGTCCGACCATGATCGGGCCGAGGGCCTCGCGCTCGACTCGTCCGGCAACATCTTCATCGTGGGCTCGACGATGGGTGATTACAAGGAGCCTGGGAGCCACGCGGGCTCCACGGATGTGTTCGTCACGAAGATTGCCCAGGATGACCTGGACGTGGAGGCGTGGAAGAGCCAGGTGGCAACGTCCGACATCGACGCGGCGCTCGATGCGGTGGTGGATGACGCGGGTCATCTCTATGTCCTGGCCGTTTCCTTCAGCGATCTCGAGCAGGGCATGTCCGAGAACGACGGCCTCCAGAACTCGTTCCTGCTGAAGTACAGCGTGAATGGAGACCGGCCGGAGTGGATCAAGCGGATCGGCGTGAAGTCGAAGTTCAGCCGTGCGACGGGGATGGCGCTCGACACGGAGGGCAGGGTCTACGTCGCGGGCTTCACGACCGGCGCGATGCAGGAGGGCAAGAACAACGCTGGAGGCCGGGATGCGTTCGTCGCCAGGTACGACGCCCAGGGGAACATGGACTGGTCCCGTCAGATCGGAACGACCGGCAACGACGAGGCTTCCGACGTCATCGTCACCAAGGCGGGAGACGTCGTCATCACGGGCTTCACGACGGGCGATCTGTGGGGATTGGGCAGCCAGGGCCGGCAGGATGCGTTCATCGCCCGCTTCAATCTGAATTCACAGCCGTAA